TTTCATTAATGTTATTGATCTTGTTCTGATACGCCGATAACGAAACATTCAAATTACTAATTGAGCCCCAGTTAAAATATCGCGATACAGATAAGCTGTAGCGATCATTGGTCGGCTGATCCCAATAAGTCTGGTGGCTATAGTCAAGATAAGTACTTATGGCTAATAGACGAAATTGCTTATTGATTCTAATGGTATACATTTCTTTATTATTTCCGAAGTGAGTATTATTATTTTTCTCTCGAAGCGAAAGAAACTCACCCATCGTCATAAAGTCGCGCTCAGAAAATCGATAACCGGCAAATGTCACTTGGCTATCATATTCCTCGAAATTTTTGGAATAACTTAATCGGTATGAAGAACCCGTTAGTGTTTCTTCCTTTTGTATTTTTGCCCTCGATTCCGTCATATCGAACGAGAGTGCACCGAAAAGCATTAGGTCACGCCCGATACCCAATGACAGTGCTCCATACTCTCCTCCCATAATCCCACCACCGTACAAAGACCAACCATTGCTCACGCCCCAAGAAAACTCAGAAGTCGCGAATGTTGGACCATTAGTATGGTGATGCCAGTCCGATGGCCTCCCCAGCGCCATTTTATAACGTACTGCACCTGGGCGGGACAAATAGGGGATAGTGGCCGTATTGATTTGAAAAGTTTGTACACTCCCATCCCGTTCTTCAACCCGAACATCTAATTTGCCGGAAACTGAGTCACTAATATCCCTAATATGAAATGGCCCTGCCGCTACCTGAGTGTCATAAAGAACTCTGTCTTGTTGGCTAATTACCACTCTGGCATTGGTTCTGGCTACTCCACTCACTTCCGGCGCATAACCACGTAAATTGGGTGGCAGCATGTTGTCATCTGAATGCAAACTGGCACCGCTAAAACGAAAACTGTCGAATAAGTCTGAATTTAAAAAATCTTCACCTATAGTTAATTGGGCCGATAATGAAGGTAAAGCTCTGTACAGATAATAGCGGCTCCATTCAAATCTCTGCCGATTCCCAGCAGTTGAATTCGTTGGTTGTTCCAACTGAGATTGCCAGTCAGCACGTAACCGCCAACGCCCTAAATTAGCCCCAGCGACACCATTGCCATTAGTGGTATAAGTTTTTGTTTTATCATTTTGTTGAGTGACCTGACTGCTCACACTGTAGTCAAATAATAATCCTGAGACACCATTATCCCAAGCTGATGGTGGATCCCAATTATCTGTGTGGTATTCCAAATATGCTTGCGGAATACTGAGGTATAAAGTAGATGAACTGAGATCACCACGTGCTTCCATACCGCTTAATTGTGAGAAATCTAAGCACTGCTGTTTATGTTGCCAACGGAATTGGCTCGCCATGTCGACTTTGAAACCCAACAACTCAACTAAATCTATTGATATACAAGGCAAACTGAGCTTTGGGTCATTATCAGGTGAAAAAAATTCAATCGTCTGCTCAGGTATAACCTGTTGATTCGCATGTACTGACATCTGATAGCTGCCAGGCATAATGTAATCGCGCTGTGAAAACTGACTTAAGTCAATATTAGAGCGGTCTTTCACATCAAGCACATCAGTATTAAATTGAATTTCATCGGCAGCAATAGCCCATCTGACAATGCACAATAATACCAATGCTACTATTACCTGAAGTGCTATTGGCCGATAAAGCAAGTCATGATAAATATTGGCCAGCATTACAGGCTATCTCCATTATTTGCAATCTCAGCACGATATAAATTACCGTGCACGATTAAATGCATGCGGACTTATCCGCATGCATCCCCGTTGCAATTAACCTGGATTACTGATAAGCCAAGGAGAAGTTAGCAATCGATTGGAATTCACCAGGAATAATAGTGGAGGAAGCGCCATCACCCTGTAAATAGGCAGAGAATGCCAACACGTTATTGCCATCTTGGATTGTTTGCGCTTTTCCTGACTCACCCAACTTAATAACATCACCAGCACCATCAGTAATGGCAATGCTTGCACCGCGGGCAGTTCCTGTAATACCTAATAAGTCACC
The window above is part of the Yersinia massiliensis genome. Proteins encoded here:
- a CDS encoding outer membrane usher protein, giving the protein MLANIYHDLLYRPIALQVIVALVLLCIVRWAIAADEIQFNTDVLDVKDRSNIDLSQFSQRDYIMPGSYQMSVHANQQVIPEQTIEFFSPDNDPKLSLPCISIDLVELLGFKVDMASQFRWQHKQQCLDFSQLSGMEARGDLSSSTLYLSIPQAYLEYHTDNWDPPSAWDNGVSGLLFDYSVSSQVTQQNDKTKTYTTNGNGVAGANLGRWRLRADWQSQLEQPTNSTAGNRQRFEWSRYYLYRALPSLSAQLTIGEDFLNSDLFDSFRFSGASLHSDDNMLPPNLRGYAPEVSGVARTNARVVISQQDRVLYDTQVAAGPFHIRDISDSVSGKLDVRVEERDGSVQTFQINTATIPYLSRPGAVRYKMALGRPSDWHHHTNGPTFATSEFSWGVSNGWSLYGGGIMGGEYGALSLGIGRDLMLFGALSFDMTESRAKIQKEETLTGSSYRLSYSKNFEEYDSQVTFAGYRFSERDFMTMGEFLSLREKNNNTHFGNNKEMYTIRINKQFRLLAISTYLDYSHQTYWDQPTNDRYSLSVSRYFNWGSISNLNVSLSAYQNKINNINENGMYLSLSMPFGENGTISVNNNTSKGTDSQAINYYHQANEHNNYQISAGHTRKGSLVSGYFSHLGNSAEVNTNASYQENQFSSVGISMQGGVTFTAKGAAVHRVSTLGGTRLMTDTNGVSGVPIRGYGTTMNSNLFGKAVIMDINNYYRNSVSIDLDNLADNIEATQSVAQATLTEGAIGYRRFKVIAGEKTMAVIRLVDGSSPPFGSTVMNENQQETGIISDDGSVYLSGVIAGEKMAVTWGGKMQCTITLPKSLPGIAQSSLLLPCISVVVANIES